A window of Pirellulales bacterium contains these coding sequences:
- a CDS encoding AAA family ATPase, protein MTISEQNVDEELDGLFDRLVFLAEDPSLAAVDREGSAAAAEARLAPPGRSDELSVADEQPIAGQAAAPVGRFFPVAPRSIAETHIGENEIEAIVLRFLMFRGVCRGVEIAQQIGLQFAIVERLFHALKAQRLVAHRSAANLTDYVYEITDQGVHRVEQHSANRRYCGTVPVSLADYEASVAAQSLSQLQPTVEDLQRAFSDLTLSHEMFCRLGLAITSGKGLFLHGRPGNGKTSVAERITSVYGTTIWIPRTISVCGEVIRIFDPSCHEELPLAKGDRIVDDEKIDHRWVRIRRPTIVVGGELTMRNLELTLNDDIGVSEAPVQMKSNCGTLVIDDFGRQQIAPAELLNRWIVPLEKRYDYLGLSSGRKFCVPFDQFIVFSTNLEPKDLVDEAFLRRIPYKIEIENPTASQFRGLFERTCRKAGLEFCPAAFDKLVAKHYTQAGREMRFCHPRDLLHQVGIFCKFLKIPPAARFEALEIAAKNYFSTTGF, encoded by the coding sequence ATGACGATCTCGGAGCAGAATGTCGATGAAGAACTCGACGGATTATTCGACCGGCTCGTGTTCCTCGCCGAGGATCCGAGCCTCGCCGCCGTCGATCGCGAGGGAAGTGCGGCGGCCGCCGAAGCCCGCCTCGCGCCGCCCGGCCGTAGCGACGAATTGAGCGTGGCCGACGAGCAACCGATCGCAGGGCAAGCCGCGGCGCCGGTCGGTCGCTTCTTTCCGGTCGCGCCGCGGTCGATCGCCGAGACCCATATCGGTGAAAACGAGATCGAGGCGATCGTGCTCCGGTTCTTGATGTTTCGCGGAGTTTGCCGCGGCGTTGAAATCGCTCAGCAAATCGGCCTGCAATTCGCCATCGTCGAGCGGCTGTTTCACGCGCTCAAGGCGCAGCGGCTGGTCGCACACCGAAGCGCCGCCAACCTGACCGACTACGTCTACGAAATTACCGACCAGGGTGTCCATCGCGTCGAGCAGCATTCCGCCAATCGCCGTTATTGCGGCACCGTGCCCGTCTCGCTTGCCGACTACGAAGCCAGCGTCGCAGCCCAATCGCTCAGCCAATTGCAGCCGACCGTGGAGGATTTGCAACGCGCCTTCAGCGATCTGACGCTGAGCCATGAAATGTTCTGCCGCCTCGGCCTGGCGATCACTTCGGGCAAGGGCCTTTTCTTGCATGGCCGGCCCGGCAACGGCAAGACCAGCGTTGCCGAACGGATTACCTCCGTCTATGGCACAACGATTTGGATTCCGCGCACGATCAGCGTCTGCGGCGAAGTCATTCGTATTTTCGACCCGAGTTGCCACGAAGAATTGCCGCTGGCAAAAGGAGACCGCATCGTCGACGACGAAAAGATCGACCATCGCTGGGTGCGGATCCGCCGGCCGACGATCGTCGTCGGCGGCGAACTTACGATGCGAAATCTGGAACTGACGCTGAACGACGATATCGGCGTTTCGGAGGCGCCGGTGCAAATGAAGAGCAATTGCGGAACGCTCGTGATCGACGATTTCGGCCGCCAGCAAATCGCTCCCGCCGAACTGCTCAATCGTTGGATTGTGCCGTTGGAAAAGCGCTACGACTATCTGGGCCTCTCCAGCGGGCGAAAGTTCTGCGTGCCGTTCGACCAATTCATCGTCTTCTCGACGAATCTCGAGCCTAAGGACTTGGTCGACGAAGCGTTTTTGCGGCGAATCCCCTACAAGATCGAAATCGAGAATCCCACGGCAAGCCAGTTTCGTGGACTGTTCGAGCGGACCTGTCGGAAAGCGGGGCTCGAGTTTTGCCCGGCAGCGTTCGACAAGCTCGTCGCAAAGCACTATACGCAAGCAGGTCGCGAGATGCGGTTTTGCCATCCGCGCGACTTGCTTCACCAGGTCGGCATTTTCTGCAAGTTCCTCAAGATTCCGCCGGCCGCACGCTTCGAAGCATTGGAAATCGCCGCAAAGAACTACTTCTCGACGACCGGCTTCTAA